One Misgurnus anguillicaudatus chromosome 5, ASM2758022v2, whole genome shotgun sequence genomic window, CAAGCTCAACTAGTGGAACCTGCTGCTCAGACTCAGACTGGCTGCGACAGCTGTCATTCAACTGGGGGGGCGGGACGTCACTGTCAGGTCTCCCTTATATGGTTTGCCTCCCCTCCCAGGCCCTGTCAGGCTCAGGAGGCCGGAAGCACCTCATCACACTGTCAGAGACCTGCCAGGCGCCCATTGCTCTCCCCAGAAAACAGCTGTCGTCAGTGTCAGCATCAGCTGGCCGGGGCAGAGTCCGCCCCCTGCTGTCAGCTGTACTGAACTTTTCACCTTGAGTGTTTCACTCAAGGTCGTTTCATGACTGGTGGCTCATTGAGGGCTACCTGGCCAAAGTCCACTTGGACCTGACCCAAAACAACCTGTTGTTGGCTGTGGTGTTGATGACCCTCATGACGATGCTGTTGGGGATGCCCCTGCCTCTCCATGCCTTCTTGGTGATGCCCATGGTGGTGGTGACCGTGCCCATGATGACCACGATGGTGACGGTTGGTCTCTTCAATGTTACGTTCTTCCTCTGCTGGTGCATGAGTGTCCGTCTCAGGCTTCACGTCTGCTGTATTGATGCACACGTTGAGTTCCAGTGAAGTCTGTAATGTGTCGACAATAATGTCAATTAACACAGTTTTTAATGTCCAATTCAAAATGCTAAAATTTGCTAAAATAgtcaaataaataaagtgtaaaTGTTCTGATTCTGTGTAAATGTAGTTTGATCAAACCCACAAAGCAACGTTGGATTAATCAAAGGCTTGAATTTGGGGCGGAGcttatgttatttattatataccaCTACAGTGTTTACCTCTGCGTCGCACTCTCCACAAATCTTTTTACAATAAGTCATTCTTATAGACTCCTCCACATATGGGTAACTCAGGATGGTGTAGGGCAGTGAGAGATGGTAAGTGAGTCGGCCACACCTGGGAGAAAAACATATTTAGTTGCATATTGATAAAGTAGTGTTTGTGTTGTAGGTTTATTAACAAGGTGGATTTTCCGAACCTGTCATAGACCAAAATGTCATCTTTTTCAGCATTTACAGCCTGCCAGACATCAGCCTGGCCCGGCTCTTGGGCGTAGAGGGTGATACCGTCAGGCAGCCTTTCCTTGAGCAAGTGGTGGAGCCGCCGGGACCTTTCCTCCTGGTTGTTTACGACCATGTAAGTTATATTTACATAGCCTTGATTCTCCATCTTCAGGAGCAAGTCACTCAtctttgaaaaatatgaaacaaGTCAGATTAAGTAAATACTCAACGTGTAAACAGTACAGAGAGAACCCTATCAAAATGTGGCACGATAAGAGTGTGAAAAACAAGGTCATGTATGTGCCAAATGTCATAAGTGGCCAAAAGTAATGTCCAGAGCGAAATCTGTACAATTTTTACTATTAATGCCCCCTTATGTTACATTAaaccatcaaaatatcttttgtagTAATATAATCTTGTTATATGTCAAAGTTGAGCTTTAGTTACTCCAAACACACCAATGAAACATGCATGAACAATTATTAatgctttaataaaatatttgaataaaaagcaaaaattttaattgATCAAAGTTGAACATCACTTTTGACCACTACCACGTATATAGGCTACTGATGACGTTGCATTCAACGACTCATCTTTGACGCTTGCTCCAAGCAGAATAATCAGCTGGCCTGGAGAAAAGCCACCACAGTCACACGCCCAAGAGCTTCCTTCATGGGCTCTGACTCTCCGATCTTCCACTCGGGGGGAAGCTTACAGCGGGCACCGCTTACATCGCTCTCTGTTCTGCAGCCCGCAAGCAGACAGAGAGCCAGAGTAAGGCTGAGCGCCTTCCACATGACTCCAACCAACAGACCCACTGACCTACACACGATGAAGTAGAGTCATAAGCATGCAGAGATGTGTGCATTTTATTGGTAAACTTGCTTAAAATGTATATGATAcaatttatattgttttttttatttagcagtagataataaatactttttaaGGTCCAAACTTAAAATTATGGCCCATTCAGCAAATATATAATACTGCAGTTATCCAGATTTAgatgagtttttttttcaaatttcacACTTTGTCCAAATGTTGTTGAAAAATTCACTATTGGCATTGGTCCTTAATTTGAAAGTTTGCATGATGTGCACAgatatgtttaaaataattaatctaTGCCTAAATTACACAACCCAgatgatataaatatatacttaaAACATAATTAAGGTAACACCGTTTTAGCAAAGATGTAATAGACATTAAATCCAAAAAATGTAAAGGATTAAAGCTTATTATATCAAATAATTCTGGAGTCCACTGACTTGTTTACTTAAAAGCCTTCAGCAGCGATCCTGACTGAGCTGCCTTTAGACAAAAACATCTCACTTCTGCCTGGCCCCTCCTATTTATACTCCTCTTGTTTTTCCTGACTCGAAGCAGGGCAAAGTTCCTATTACAAAAACTGTAATAGCTCACGTATTCACCCCGGAAAAGAGATGCATTAGCAGTGTTTATCTGTAACCTCAGTAATGTGTTTGGGGGATGATATAAAACCTGAACAACAACATACTGTGGTTAtaaatgttgtttgtttttcactacgcctgtttttatatttttcagtgCATGTCTCAAAAGGggaacaaaaacaacaaacaaatttgaatattaaaataaattggaaagtaattgaaataatgtaaagttatttTTTCTGTTTGCCAAATAGTATCCAGATAATAAACAGTTAATAGTTACTGCATTCCAGATGTCTGTTTTCTTAAAGGGGCGAGGGGAGGGGGTTTATGTTACATACTTTCATGTTACAAGTATTAGCTGTTTACTCAAAGTCTTTTAGTAAAGCATTTAATCATAGAGAATAATTTGCTTGCCTTTGTTTAATGCAAATACATATTAACATGCTTCTGCATGCCTTGCTGGGCTGCTTTTCTAACTTCATCATCACATGATTTTTGACATTGTTTGTGCAGCAGTGCACAGCTGGGTTAGTGTCAGCACTTTTCTTGCTGAGATGAAGCATTGAGTTTCCTGTGTCTTTGCTGAACTTTGGTAAACAACCTAATTCTGCAAGAATACTGAGGAAACAGGGCTAAAACAATGATAAGGTTTCTTATGGAAGATGGTGCTTAATACTCACATAAAGATGCAAGGTTCATTATATTCTGACAACTTGCATAATTTAGCTAGATAGATTTATGATTTATCAGTTAATCCTCACTATCAGGTCTCATGATCTGTTTCGTAAGAATTCAGAGGACAGATTGACCTCCTATATGCACTTTAGATTTAGTTAACACATATAGGATTTACTGTAAATTGCCAGTTAATGGTTAACTTGAAGAAACTATAGAAATTGAATAATTTTAACCTAAACAATCATCATTGCAAGTCATTGATAGACTGTTATAAAAATCTAACATTGTTAATATAGCATATTTTATATTACAGTCTCTAGATCCCCGGTTCAGGTAATGTTTCTCATCACAGgataattatttttaagatgGCCTAATGTTTAACTGGTTAAACTGTCAATGGTTTATactttgtgaccctgcctgtgaaaacccatctGTTTTatgtactgttttctacatacaaTCTTATgtgaagaacattctgtaaaaatataactttgctTAACAATTGACAAATAAGGTCATGATTGAAATTACCGTTTTTATCAATGAGTAAAATCATACTTTGATGCTCCTTATCTTATCATTTacaagactttagcctggattccATGCAGGGTTACATAATTCATACTGTGTGCAAAAGTttttacattaaacattttaaatgttatatatattttaaaatatatttaaaatcttaTTCCTTGCTATACTTAATATATCTAAAAGCATCAGTCTAATGTGATAATGTTTGTGCCATGCTTTGTTCACTGTCATCTTGGTAAAAAAAGCTCCactaaaaaatctttgctgccttaaattttttgttgaatctcagatttacaagttatGCCAACTTActcttatttatcttgacaagagatgagttgctacaacttaaaaaataatgataaatTTTTCCaagtttattattataagtCATAACAACTCATATGCAGTTATAACAACTTATCTCTAGTCatgataaataatagtaagttgaaattatttgtaaatctgagttgaacaaaaaaaattaaggcagcagataatttttacagtgtgtgcaacAGCTGTCTTTTTGCTGTTTATATAGGCCTATTTATGTGTTCCTATTAGTTACCGTTGTATTTCTGTGCTACTGTTTTATTCTAATGAACCTGGAGTCTGGAAATATAGCATTCATTCAACACTCTACTTCAACtgataaaattatgttttcacAGGTTTGCAAAGGCTGAACCCACTGCCACTGTTTATATGCATGAGTGCAGTCAGTTGTACCTCGAGAGGGCACTATAGCACTTTATCAGTCAAGCATacagccttaaagggatagttcaccccaaaattaaaattctgtcatcattttttcatcctcatgttgttctaaacctgaattaatttctttttttctgatggacacaaaagaagatattttgataaatgatggtaagcacacagttgattgacttccatagtaggaaaacaaatattattaaattattgtgataaatggtgaagatgatattttgatacAGGAtacagctgtgtgcttaccatcaaaatatcttcttttgtgttcatcagaaaaataaattcataccggtttagaacaacatgaggatgagaaaatgatgaccgaattttcatttttgggtgaactataacGTTACCTTTAATAGACGTTTAAAAATGCTGGAATGCTTATAAAGTATCCACAAGCGTTTTATTGGCTTTCATGATGTGTTTTAATTTGGAATAGTGTGAAAATTATTGATATTACAGAAGAATATATTGGCATACTTAAATGACTTTACATATGTAAAATAAAGCAGTCaaatatactaaaaacaaaTTCTCCTGATATAGCTTTATAGTATACATGTTTTGATCTCAAACAGCTTGCCAAccaacactgataaaatatctACTTTCCTTATCTTTATATGTCAAATTTTCACAATCGTCGTTGCCTTGCCATGACCCGTCAGCCTCGCGCGATAGAACGTTGACGCGGTGAACTCTGGGAACTTGAGGCCAGAGCGCAAGCGACCGCCCTTTTCCGACGAGCGGAGGAAAAACAGCACATTGATCGCTTCGAGCCTCCGACGCGATAAAAAGCCGTGCTAGGCGTCAAAGGGTCATCCGGGGTAAGTACTCTGGGGCGTTAAGCGATCGGTGTCACTTATTGTTCGGCCGAATGGGAATATGTctgattaaaagtgcattttaatgCGCGATTTGATGACGTAACGACAATGGTCCGAAAAACAAATGGCGAATGCGTTACCGACCACAGGCCCAGTGTGGAAGTTACATGTAGTAGAGAAGGAAACGCTAGTGATTTTGCTATTTGTCTGTAAGATGTGTGTACAATACTGTCGGTTTGTTAAACTACGTGGCGTTTGCAGCAGTTGAACTCGCATATTTTGCGTGTACTATATTTGGATAGAAATGCGCGCTTTTTCTTCGTGCGGCTTAGATATGCGCGCGACGCTGTGGATCTGTTGGGATAAGGACCATTACAAAGTATGTGGCCAAATGGATTTCAAAATATCTGTCAGTCAgtataatattattttgcagCACACTTTTATGACGACTAACGGCAAGCGTAAATGTGTTTAATTTGTGTTTGCAAATGTtgcaaacatgcatttttttataatgcatGCATTTTATGCTTTTTTTGCTGGAGCCAGTAATTACTTCCAAGTTATTAATTTCTATGTCTTTTTAGGACTTACATGAGCTGGAAAAGGGCTGAATCATGTCTGTTGATGGAGATGTTGATGACTGTGGGCACGAGTTTCCAGCCCATTACAAAGTGATGCTCGACAAGCTAAATGAGCAGCGTCAGCTGGATCAATTCACAGATATCACTCTCATTGTGGATGGTAAGGTTGCAAGGATGTGTAAATGATGTTACTCCATCAGCTTTCTGAATAAAGCAAAATGTTGTACAATTTGGTATTCCTGATGACTGTCGTTATTTTAAAAGGACATCAGTTCAGGGCTCACAAAGCTGTGTTAGCCGCCTGCAGTCAGTTTTTCCACAAATTCTTCCAAGACTTCACTCAAGAGCCTCTAGTGGAGATTGAGGGTATGTAGCAatacatttaacttttataaCTGAGAGGTGTTCGTAAAACAAGAATACGCTTtaagaaatagttcacccaaaaatgaaagtttttaaGGCTAACTTATCCATGTGCCATCTCAGATGTATGACTTACTTTCTTCAGTTTAACACAAAGTTTTCTGATAACCATCACTTTATGATTTGGTTATTGATATAGGTCACAAAAAAGCCACCAAAACTGCATCCATCATCATAAACAGCATCATAAAAATAAACCAAACTCCCTTGTGTTTGGAGCAACATTAGGGATAATTACTGACgacacaattttattttattatatctcTTTAATGGCTTCCACTGTAATCTATCTTTTATATCTCTGTTAATAGGAGTAAGCAATACTGCCTTTCGCCACTTGATGGAGTTCACCTACACTGCTACATTAGCTGTAAATGGTGAGGCTGAAATCAGTGATGTCTGGAGAGCTGCAGAGTACCTGCAGATGCAGGAGGCAATCAAAGCCTTGAGCAACAAGTTAGTCACCAATTGTagttttttgttacttttgccTCCATTTGTCAATAACAATGCAAAGTTTCAACAAATGTTTCCTTCTCCCACCCAGAAGAAATGGTAGCACCTCACCACAGGCCTTGACTGGAAAGACCAAAGCCAAGAAAAGGAAGATAGCAGAGACCACCAATGTGATCACTGAGACCCTTCCTTTGGTAGAAACCGATTCGGTTGAAATCGAGGTCGAGGTTGGCGAGGAACATATTGAGGTAGAGGAAAGTGGTTTGGTGGAAGTGGTGGATGCTGCACGGAGTAGCACTGAACCTTCTTCAGATGACTCCGCTTTGGCGTTGTTGGCCGACATCACCAGCAAGTACCAGCAGGGAGAGCAGACGCTTCACGTCATGAAAAAGCAAGATGATGCGGTGGTTGTGCAGGAAGAGACTGTGATGGCCTCCAAGACACTTGAGAATATTGAAGTGGTGGAGGTCCAGATTTCTCAGCTGGATAATCTTTTCCGTTGTGACAAGTGTGACCGCTGTTTTAAACTCTATTACCATCTCAAACAGCACTTGAAGAGTCACACAACTGCCCCAGATAGGGGTTTTGTTTGCAGGCACTGCGGGAAAGCGTACGCCCGAGAAGGAGCGCTTAAGCAGCACCTAAATAATTACCACTACGAGGCAGAAGAACAGTCTCGGCGGCAGAAAAAGAAAGTGCATGTTTGTGAATATTGCGATAAGCAGTTTGATCATTTTGGACATTTTAAGGAGCATTTAAGAAAGCACACAGGTATGCGAGCGGCTATTATGAGGTATTGTTGTTGATTGTAATGTTTTCCTTGGGCCTTATCAACTTTTCATGCATGTGTAGGTGAGAAACCCTTCGAGTGTCCAGAATGCCATGAACGTTTTGCCAGAAACAGTACGCTGAAGTGCCACATGTCAGCCTGTCAAAATGGATCTGGAGCCAAAAAAGGCAGGAAAAAACTATATGAATGTCAGGTTGGTCACTTTTTTTACCAGTAACTGGAGAGGTCTTAAGTATTTATGGGTAAAGCTTAATtctaatgcataaatgcaaacaAAAATACAACAGACATTGTTTTGAATTAAGGTATCTTTCTGTCTTGCTCTTCAGGTGTGTAGCAGTGTTTTTAATAGTTGGGAGCAGTTCAAGGACCACCTGGTCACCCACACGGGTGAGAAACCCAACCACTGCACCATCTGTGATCAGTGGTTCACGCAACCCATAGACCTCGAAACTCATCTACAAGAATACCACGGCTTACAGCAAAAGGTTATTGTGACAGAGGAAGTAATGATTGCAGACCCAACCACAGTCTTAACCATGGCAGAGGTGGAGGATGGAGAGGAAAGGGTTATTCTGGAGGACGGAATGAGGGTGGAACATGTGACAGTTGAACCAGTGGATGTTGTTGCTGTCGAGGAGACTCTTGTGGTGGAGGAAGAAACAACGCTACAGCCTTCTCAGTCGGTGGGCGAGG contains:
- the selenop gene encoding selenoprotein Pa, encoding MWKALSLTLALCLLAGCRTESDVSGARCKLPPEWKIGESEPMKEALGRVTVVAFLQASULFCLEQASKMSDLLLKMENQGYVNITYMVVNNQEERSRRLHHLLKERLPDGITLYAQEPGQADVWQAVNAEKDDILVYDRCGRLTYHLSLPYTILSYPYVEESIRMTYCKKICGECDAETSLELNVCINTADVKPETDTHAPAEEERNIEETNRHHRGHHGHGHHHHGHHQEGMERQGHPQQHRHEGHQHHSQQQVVLGQVQVDFGQVALNEPPVMKRPUVKHSRUKVQYSUQQGADSAPASUCUHURQLFSGESNGRLAGLUQCDEVLPASUAUQGLGGEANHIRETUQURPAPPVEUQLSQPV
- the znf131 gene encoding zinc finger protein 131 isoform X1 → MSVDGDVDDCGHEFPAHYKVMLDKLNEQRQLDQFTDITLIVDGHQFRAHKAVLAACSQFFHKFFQDFTQEPLVEIEGVSNTAFRHLMEFTYTATLAVNGEAEISDVWRAAEYLQMQEAIKALSNKRNGSTSPQALTGKTKAKKRKIAETTNVITETLPLVETDSVEIEVEVGEEHIEVEESGLVEVVDAARSSTEPSSDDSALALLADITSKYQQGEQTLHVMKKQDDAVVVQEETVMASKTLENIEVVEVQISQLDNLFRCDKCDRCFKLYYHLKQHLKSHTTAPDRGFVCRHCGKAYAREGALKQHLNNYHYEAEEQSRRQKKKVHVCEYCDKQFDHFGHFKEHLRKHTGEKPFECPECHERFARNSTLKCHMSACQNGSGAKKGRKKLYECQVCSSVFNSWEQFKDHLVTHTGEKPNHCTICDQWFTQPIDLETHLQEYHGLQQKVIVTEEVMIADPTTVLTMAEVEDGEERVILEDGMRVEHVTVEPVDVVAVEETLVVEEETTLQPSQSVGEVEETVVLQVDDERLKEQAMEIHIEQVTVVDPADSEVQQEVVDNLKDKNEIANV
- the znf131 gene encoding zinc finger protein 131 isoform X2, with product MSVDGDVDDCGHEFPAHYKVMLDKLNEQRQLDQFTDITLIVDGHQFRAHKAVLAACSQFFHKFFQDFTQEPLVEIEGVSNTAFRHLMEFTYTATLAVNGEAEISDVWRAAEYLQMQEAIKALSNKNGSTSPQALTGKTKAKKRKIAETTNVITETLPLVETDSVEIEVEVGEEHIEVEESGLVEVVDAARSSTEPSSDDSALALLADITSKYQQGEQTLHVMKKQDDAVVVQEETVMASKTLENIEVVEVQISQLDNLFRCDKCDRCFKLYYHLKQHLKSHTTAPDRGFVCRHCGKAYAREGALKQHLNNYHYEAEEQSRRQKKKVHVCEYCDKQFDHFGHFKEHLRKHTGEKPFECPECHERFARNSTLKCHMSACQNGSGAKKGRKKLYECQVCSSVFNSWEQFKDHLVTHTGEKPNHCTICDQWFTQPIDLETHLQEYHGLQQKVIVTEEVMIADPTTVLTMAEVEDGEERVILEDGMRVEHVTVEPVDVVAVEETLVVEEETTLQPSQSVGEVEETVVLQVDDERLKEQAMEIHIEQVTVVDPADSEVQQEVVDNLKDKNEIANV